Proteins encoded together in one Mobula birostris isolate sMobBir1 chromosome 7, sMobBir1.hap1, whole genome shotgun sequence window:
- the rps3 gene encoding small ribosomal subunit protein uS3 produces MAAQISKKRKFVADGIFKAELNEFLTRELAEDGYSGVEVRVTPTRTEIIILATRTQNVLGEKGRRIRELTAVVQKRFGFPEGSVELYAEKVATRGLCAIAQAESLRYKLLGGLAVRRACYGVLRFIMESGAKGCEVVVSGKLRGQRAKSMKFVDGLMIHSGDPVNYYVDTAVRHVLLRQGVLGIKVKIMLPWDPSGKIGPKKPLPDHVSIVEPKDEILPTTPISEQKGGKPEQPVIQQPGPVPTA; encoded by the exons ATGGCGGCTCAGATCTCGAAGAAGCGAAAG TTCGTCGCGGACGGGATCTTCAAGGCCGAGCTTAATGAGTTCTTGACCCGCGAGTTGGCCGAGGACGGCTACAGCGGCGTGGAGGTGCGCGTCACCCCAACCCGGACCGAGATCATCATCCTGGCCACCAG GACTCAGAATGTGCTTGGTGAGAAAGGTCGCCGAATCCGTGAGCTGACTGCTGTAGTTCAGAAGAGATTTGGTTTCCCTGAAGGAAGTGTTGAG CTCTATGCTGAAAAGGTTGCCACTCGGGGGCTTTGTGCCATTGCACAGGCTGAATCTCTGCGCTACAAGCTGCTGGGAGGACTGGCTGTACGAAG AGCCTGCTATGGTGTTCTCCGCTTCATCATGGAGAGCGGTGCCAAGGGCTGTGAGGTAGTAGTTTCTGGAAAGCTTCGAGGCCAGAGAGCCAAATCCATGAAGTTTGTTGATGGTCTAATGATCCACAGTGGTGATCCTGTGAACTACTATGTTGATACAGCTGTGCGTCATGTACTGCTAAGACAAG GTGTATTAGGCATAAAAGTGAAAATTATGCTACCCTGGGACCCAAGTGGTAAAATTGGACCCAAGAAACCTCTTCCTGATCACGTCAGCATTGTTGAGCCCAAGGATGAAATCTTGCCAACTACACCCATTTCAGAACAGAAGGGAGGCAAACCAGAGCAGCCTGTAATCCAGCAGCCAGGGCCAGTTCCTACTGCATAA